A single genomic interval of Lepisosteus oculatus isolate fLepOcu1 chromosome 12, fLepOcu1.hap2, whole genome shotgun sequence harbors:
- the LOC102691033 gene encoding nuclear receptor subfamily 4 group A member 2 isoform X2 — MDNYNTSYDVKPPCLYQMPLSGQQSAIKVEDIQMHSYHQQSHLPPQAEEMMPHSGSMYYKPSSPPTPTTPNFQVQPSPMWDEPGSLHSFHQNYVATTHMIDQRKNPVSRLSLFSFKQSPPGTPVSSCQMRFDGPLHVPMNPETPGAHHVVDSQSFAVPSAIRKQANIGFPHSLQLGHGPQLMDSQVPSPPSRGSPSNEGLCAVCGDNAACQHYGVRTCEGCKGFFKRTVQKNAKYVCLANKNCPVDKRRRNRCQYCRFQKCLVVGMVKEVVRTASLKGRRGRLPSKPKSPQEPSPPSPPVSLISALVRAHVDSNPSMSGLDYSRFQANPDYQMTGDDTQHIQQFYDLLTGSMEIIRGWAEKIPGFADLPKQDQDLLFESAFLELFVLRLAYRSNPVEGKLIFCNGVVLHRLQCVRGFGEWIDSIVEFSSNLQSMNIDISAFSCIAALAMVTERHGLKEPKRVEELQNKIVNCLKDHVTFNSGGLNRPNYLSKLLGKLPELRTLCTQGLQRIFYLKLEDLVPPPAIIDKLFLDTLPF; from the exons ATGGACAACTACAACACCAGTTACGACGTAAAGCCTCCCTGCTTATACCAAATGCCTCTTTCTGGACAGCAGTCCGCCATCAAGGTGGAAGACATTCAGATGCACAGCTACCATCAACAGAGCCACCTGCCACCACAGGCTGAAGAGATGATGCCCCATTCTGGCTCAATGTACTACAAGCCCTCCTCGCCCCCTACTCCCACTACCCCCAACTTCCAGGTTCAGCCCAGCCCTATGTGGGATGAGCCTGGTTCGCTCCACAGTTTCCATCAAAACTACGTGGCCACCACTCATATGATAGATCAACGCAAGAATCCCGTGTCAAGGCTTTCCTTGTTCTCGTTTAAGCAGTCACCTCCTGGTACCCCGGTGTCAAGCTGCCAGATGAGGTTTGACGGTCCTCTTCACGTACCTATGAACCCGGAGACACCGGGTGCCCATCATGTGGTAGACAGCCAGAGCTTTGCCGTCCCCAGTGCTATTAGGAAGCAGGCAAACATAGGCTTCCCACACTCTCTTCAGCTCGGACATGGGCCCCAGCTGATGGACAGCCAGGTCCCGTCGCCTCCGTCAAGGGGATCgccttccaacgagggtctgtgtgcagtgtgcgGGGACAACGCCGCTTGCCAGCACTATGGAGTGCGTACTTGTGAAGGGTGCAAAGGCTTCTTTAAG CGCACGGTTCAGAAAAATGCTAAATACGTGTGTTTAGCAAATAAGAATTGTCCAGTGGATAAACGCCGTAGGAACAGATGTCAGTACTGCCGTTTCCAAAAGTGCCTTGTGGTCGGAATGGTCAAAGAAG TCGTTCGTACAGCCAGTTTAAAGGGGCGGAGAGGTCGGTTACCTTCCAAACCCAAAAGCCCCCAAGAGCCTTCACCGCCTTCGCCACCAGTCAGTCTCATAAGTGCCCTGGTGAGGGCCCATGTGGATTCCAACCCTTCGATGTCCGGGCTGGATTACTCTAGA TTTCAAGCTAACCCTGACTACCAAATGACTGGAGACGACACTCAGCACATCCAGCAGTTCTACGATCTTCTGACTGGCTCCATGGAGATAATCAGAGGTTGGGCGGAAAAGATCCCGGGGTTTGCTGATCTTCCAAAACAGGATCAAGATCTTCTCTTTGAATCGGCCTTTCTGGAACTTTTCGTCCTGCGACTGGCATACAG GTCCAACCCAGTGGAAGGCAAGCTCATTTTTTGCAACGGGGTAGTCTTGCACCGGCTGCAGTGCGTCCGTGGGTTTGGAGAATGGATCGACTCCATTGTGGAATTTTCGTCAAACCTTCAGAGCATGAATATTGACATATCAGCTTTTTCCTGCATAGCTGCGCTCGCCATGGTAACAG agagacacgGGCTAAAGGAACCCAAGAGGGTAGAAGAACTCCAAAACAAGATTGTAAATTGTCTTAAAGACCACGTGACATTTAATAGCGGTGGCTTGAATCGTCCAAACTACTTGTCGAAACTTTTGGGGAAACTTCCTGAACTGCGCACGTTATGTACACAAGGTCTGCAGCGTATCTTCTATTTAAAACTTGAAGACTTGGTTCCTCCGCCAGCAATAATTGATAAGCTGTTCCTAGACACACTacctttttaa
- the LOC102691033 gene encoding nuclear receptor subfamily 4 group A member 2 isoform X1: MPCVQAQYGSSPQGASPASQSYSYHTTGEYSSDFLTPEFVKFSMDLTNTEITATTSLPSFSTFMDNYNTSYDVKPPCLYQMPLSGQQSAIKVEDIQMHSYHQQSHLPPQAEEMMPHSGSMYYKPSSPPTPTTPNFQVQPSPMWDEPGSLHSFHQNYVATTHMIDQRKNPVSRLSLFSFKQSPPGTPVSSCQMRFDGPLHVPMNPETPGAHHVVDSQSFAVPSAIRKQANIGFPHSLQLGHGPQLMDSQVPSPPSRGSPSNEGLCAVCGDNAACQHYGVRTCEGCKGFFKRTVQKNAKYVCLANKNCPVDKRRRNRCQYCRFQKCLVVGMVKEVVRTASLKGRRGRLPSKPKSPQEPSPPSPPVSLISALVRAHVDSNPSMSGLDYSRFQANPDYQMTGDDTQHIQQFYDLLTGSMEIIRGWAEKIPGFADLPKQDQDLLFESAFLELFVLRLAYRSNPVEGKLIFCNGVVLHRLQCVRGFGEWIDSIVEFSSNLQSMNIDISAFSCIAALAMVTERHGLKEPKRVEELQNKIVNCLKDHVTFNSGGLNRPNYLSKLLGKLPELRTLCTQGLQRIFYLKLEDLVPPPAIIDKLFLDTLPF; encoded by the exons ATGCCCTGTGTTCAGGCTCAGTATGGGTCATCACCTCAAGGAGCCAGTCCAGCTTCGCAGAGCTACAGCTACCACACCACTGGAGAATACAGCTCCGATTTCCTAACTCCTGAGTTTGTTAAGTTTAGCATGGACCTGACCAACACTGAGATCACAGCCACCACTTCTCTTCCCAGTTTCAGCACATTCATGGACAACTACAACACCAGTTACGACGTAAAGCCTCCCTGCTTATACCAAATGCCTCTTTCTGGACAGCAGTCCGCCATCAAGGTGGAAGACATTCAGATGCACAGCTACCATCAACAGAGCCACCTGCCACCACAGGCTGAAGAGATGATGCCCCATTCTGGCTCAATGTACTACAAGCCCTCCTCGCCCCCTACTCCCACTACCCCCAACTTCCAGGTTCAGCCCAGCCCTATGTGGGATGAGCCTGGTTCGCTCCACAGTTTCCATCAAAACTACGTGGCCACCACTCATATGATAGATCAACGCAAGAATCCCGTGTCAAGGCTTTCCTTGTTCTCGTTTAAGCAGTCACCTCCTGGTACCCCGGTGTCAAGCTGCCAGATGAGGTTTGACGGTCCTCTTCACGTACCTATGAACCCGGAGACACCGGGTGCCCATCATGTGGTAGACAGCCAGAGCTTTGCCGTCCCCAGTGCTATTAGGAAGCAGGCAAACATAGGCTTCCCACACTCTCTTCAGCTCGGACATGGGCCCCAGCTGATGGACAGCCAGGTCCCGTCGCCTCCGTCAAGGGGATCgccttccaacgagggtctgtgtgcagtgtgcgGGGACAACGCCGCTTGCCAGCACTATGGAGTGCGTACTTGTGAAGGGTGCAAAGGCTTCTTTAAG CGCACGGTTCAGAAAAATGCTAAATACGTGTGTTTAGCAAATAAGAATTGTCCAGTGGATAAACGCCGTAGGAACAGATGTCAGTACTGCCGTTTCCAAAAGTGCCTTGTGGTCGGAATGGTCAAAGAAG TCGTTCGTACAGCCAGTTTAAAGGGGCGGAGAGGTCGGTTACCTTCCAAACCCAAAAGCCCCCAAGAGCCTTCACCGCCTTCGCCACCAGTCAGTCTCATAAGTGCCCTGGTGAGGGCCCATGTGGATTCCAACCCTTCGATGTCCGGGCTGGATTACTCTAGA TTTCAAGCTAACCCTGACTACCAAATGACTGGAGACGACACTCAGCACATCCAGCAGTTCTACGATCTTCTGACTGGCTCCATGGAGATAATCAGAGGTTGGGCGGAAAAGATCCCGGGGTTTGCTGATCTTCCAAAACAGGATCAAGATCTTCTCTTTGAATCGGCCTTTCTGGAACTTTTCGTCCTGCGACTGGCATACAG GTCCAACCCAGTGGAAGGCAAGCTCATTTTTTGCAACGGGGTAGTCTTGCACCGGCTGCAGTGCGTCCGTGGGTTTGGAGAATGGATCGACTCCATTGTGGAATTTTCGTCAAACCTTCAGAGCATGAATATTGACATATCAGCTTTTTCCTGCATAGCTGCGCTCGCCATGGTAACAG agagacacgGGCTAAAGGAACCCAAGAGGGTAGAAGAACTCCAAAACAAGATTGTAAATTGTCTTAAAGACCACGTGACATTTAATAGCGGTGGCTTGAATCGTCCAAACTACTTGTCGAAACTTTTGGGGAAACTTCCTGAACTGCGCACGTTATGTACACAAGGTCTGCAGCGTATCTTCTATTTAAAACTTGAAGACTTGGTTCCTCCGCCAGCAATAATTGATAAGCTGTTCCTAGACACACTacctttttaa